The Phoenix dactylifera cultivar Barhee BC4 unplaced genomic scaffold, palm_55x_up_171113_PBpolish2nd_filt_p 001391F, whole genome shotgun sequence sequence TGAGTTCATCTTAAAATCAACAAGAACAGCTCTACCTTGCTTGAATCGTAATTTGGGATGTttgattgaagatgggaggATTGCCAGTCATGGTAGAGGTGGAAGATGATGATTCGGTGTTAAACATGGCAGAATCTAGAGAATCAATCAtgtatgctctgataccatgataAGAGTGTAAATAGAGATACTAAAGGAGAAAAGTTTTCTTCCTATATTTTATGTGGTATGAAATGTGAGAATAATGGGCTAAAGTTGGCAGCCCAAGCCGACTTCAACCCAAGGACCTTTTGAAGAGCCAAAACAGAGAATCGCGATCATGTTCCTCTCTGACTTCTTCGGGCAAGACAAAATTTGAGGCACCGCGGCCGTTTCGCGGCATCCCCGTAGCCGTTTCTTTGCAACCTTGCAGCCGCTGATCATGCTCAGCTACCGCGGAAATCCTAGCAGTGAGCCAttcgaattttttttataaatctcTCCTTTTCTGCCATTGATCCACTGTTGaaccttctccttcctctctccctctcctccctcctccaccTCTGGTGGCCGGTGTGCCACCTCGGTCGAGCGCCACCTCTTGGAAGCCTTGTTGTTCAGCTTGGTCTCTTCCGCAACTCCTTTCTTTGTCCGAGGCTGCCGTTGCTTCTGCAGCAAGAAGCACCGCCACCGTCGTTTGCCGATGAGTTTCCCCGCCTTCTTCATTGGCCGAGAAAGTTGCCTCTAAGGTAGGGGGGCCTTACTAcatcccctttctttcttcttctctactTCTTCTGTGTTCACGCCCACTCCTCTATTCCGAGCCAAGTAGTTGGCCCTTTCTTGCCGGCCGCATCATCACGCCGCCAGTCATGCCTCTGCGAGCCGCTGGCCGGGCCACCGCCAAGCCATTGGTCAccccttcttcctttgtttcggCCCcaaactgaggatgatcttggACCCTATTGGGCTGTGCCTATAGTGGGCTGAGTTTGGGCCTCAGTTATCCTATTGGGTCGGGCCCATTATGGGCCTGACTATGGGACATATTCACCTTGTTGGAGACTGTTCATCCATTGTAGGTCCACATGGTTGCTAAAGCCACTGGCCTTCTTTCCTCGTTCTAACCCTTCTCTCCCCTATTTCAGTAACACCACTGATCTCCTTCTCGGCCTCGCACTATTTTATACTAAGAAGTTTTCCTAAAAACTTCACCCCGTTAGTTGAAGTCAAAACATTGCTGTCAGctgtttcttcttttcatgGAAGAAGCATCATATTTCTTCCGAGCTTATGCTTTTTGGTTGTGAAGTCTGAAATCTCCGTTCTGTCCCCGTTCCTCGTTGTTTCAGtgcctcttcttcctttcttctctgtGTGCGCTGCCAATCTTCTAGGTGGCCCGGTCTCGCTTGTTTTCATctgatataaataaataaaaaaagggatGGTTaacacctccctttcaatcaagaaaagaaacatCGATGGTAGTCAACTGTTACGGCTTCCCTGTTTGCTTTCGATGGCAAAGTCCGCTAGTCTTCCTTTTATCTTGGTTCCATGTGACCAAGGGAAACACCTACACGAGCTGACAACAAGAGCCATGAAAGGTCTCTGGCAGGTGCTTCCTATGTATCCTCTCTTTTGCGCCAttttctttatatctctctaTTCCCAACCTTGTGCTTCCAATTCCAAAAATCTCAGCTGCAATTCTAATGATCTGAGAGAGCTAGAGGCTTTCTCAAATGGTCTTGATTCGAGGATCGATGGGTGGAAATTTCATGATGCTCCTGCTGCAAACTGTTGCAGTTGGCCTGGGGTGCGCTGTGCTTTGTTCTCAGTTTTTTCCTCGTCCTCAATAAATTCTACCAATCCATGCTTAAGGGTCGTCGGTTTGGATCTCGCAAGCAAGGATCTGAAAGGGCTTCTCCCGAATTCTGTGTCAGGTTTGGATCGGTTGAGCTTCCTCAACCTCTCCCATAACTCCCTACGAGGCACTGTCCCTCCAGAGTTGTTTCATTTACGGCGGATGGAGGTGCTGGACCTGAACAGCAACAACTTCACTGGTGAGCTAGGTAAGGGTATCAGTAACCTTACAAGCTTGTCCTACCTCGACGTCTCCTTCAACCGATTCACCGGATTCATTCCGGATTCATTTCATGGCCTTCAGAGGCTGGAGAGTTTCTCCGCTGAATCCAACCGTTTGGAAGGTCGATTACCCAATTCACTCTCATCTTGCTCGATGCTTGGTTTGCTTAATCTGAGAAATAATTCTCTTGATGGAAATATTGACCTTAATTTCGCTAGTTTGGTTCAACTAGTTGTTCTCAATCTCGGATCTAATCGTTTTTCCGGTCATATCCCGAAGAGCTTGTCTTCTTGCAGAGCTTTGCAGGTTCTAAACCTTGCTAGTAATAATCTCCATGGAAAAATTCCCAATAGTTTTAGGAACCTTCACGCTCTCTCCTATCTGTCAGTGTCCAAAAACAGTCTTTCCAATGTTTCAGTGGCATTGCAAACACTACAGGAGTGTCAGAATCTGACGGTCCTTATCCTTACAATGAATTTTTATGGAGAAGAGTTGCCTAATAACGGAATTCAAGGATTTCACAGTTTGCAAGCTCTGGTTGTAGCAGTTTGTGCTCTCACTGGTTCGATTCCCTCGTGGTTAGCGAATATCAAAGAGTTGAGTTTGCTAGATTTGTCTTGGAATCACTTCACTGGTGGCATTCCACTGTGTATTGGGAGCCTGGATTATCTCTTTTACCTGGACCTGTCAAATAACTCACTCACTGGCGAGATTCCTATGAGCTTAACGAAACTAAAAACCCTCAATTCTGATTCTCTTTCACACAATGGGTCTTCTTCTCATGGCATCCCCTTCTTCTCTTGGAAAAATCCAACACGTCTCCTGTGGTACAAACAATATATGAACTTCCCCCCAACAGTGGATTTGAGCAATAATATGATGGATGGAACAATCTGGAAGGAGATTGGCAACTTGAGGCTTCTTCAGGTGCTTGACCTGAGCAACAACAACTTCACAGGTTCTATTCCTGATGAATTGTCGGGCCTTCGGAATTTAGAGACATTGGACTTGTCTTTCAATGGTTTATCAGGGACAATACCTGCCTCCCTTGTCAACCTTACGTTTCTATCTTCGTTCAATGTTGCTCACAACCACTTGCAGGGCCAAATTCCCAAGGGAGGTCAGTTTTCAACCTTCTCGAGTTCGAGCTTCGAAGGGAATCCTGGTCTCTGTGGTGAATTTTTCTTAGTTTGCAACTCCACTTCAAAGCCTCCCGAGGAGGAGGAAAATGACAGAGAAGAAAGTAATTTTGTTCTCGAAGGACTGCCTCTTGCGATGGGATTCATATCTGGCTTTCTCCTGATAGTAATCCTCTTCAGCAAATTCTGCCGTTACTGAAACAGGGTTGATGGAAAATGATGATGACCCCCAAAGGGAGACTGTAGTGTATCTCGCCATTATATGTCGTGTTCTTGGATGTCTAAATGGATTATATATTCTTGTATTATTCTGTTTTGACACCTGATGAATGTGCAGAGTCATACTAGGACAGAGCCATGATTTCAATAGAGGGCCAATTTTGTTACTTAAGGAATGATTTTGAACAGCTACTataattttgttttattataataatatatttcttaagAAAATAGAGTATAACCCGCTAACCGTGGTCTCCAACCTAATCATTAAATAGGTATCAAAATAGATATTTTAGTACgatcatatcatcaaaatctgGTGAACTTAAATCTATTCATATTCTAAGATGTGCAGATCATGATTCATTAAGTAATTATTTAATCTGCATATCTTATCATGTAGTTTACAGGTATAAGTGATACTGTTCATTTTAGTGCCAACTTGATGCATAGGTTGGAGGCtactaaaataattaatttagatttTTAAGACTTTTATATAATTTAGATGTTGAATTTGGATAGCCTTTCATTGACTTTGAAGGCCGGCGGACCAATTTTCTGGTTTACCCAAGCACATAATAGTGACTTCAGGACTTTTTGGCATTTGTTTAATCTCAGTCTTTGGTTTTAGTGCCAACTACCACTGGCATCCCGTGGGCAAATCTTCTATAAACCCAATGGATGGCTTTAGCATCAGGTTGAACAATCCATGACAAAAAGAAGGTCATTTGATGAGCAACCAAGCAAGGGAAATTGGCTTGATATCTGAATACTCTATTGCTGCATTCGTTCCACATGCACCAACTTAAATTCTACGGATAACAAAGCATAGATACCTGTCACATGATTTGGATTCTGTAGCAATGACTGCCATGCTCCCCAAAGCTCTTTTGGAATAGGAGGAAGGTCAATGTTTTGTAGTAATTGGTTCCAAAATGATCTAGAGAAATAATGCCAAAGTAAGAGGTGATCTCTTGTTTTATGGTGTAGCAAATAAAGAGGACATGCCTCCAAGCCTTGTGTGAGAACCAGCCCAAAATGGGCCTGTCTGGAATTGAAGTTGGCAAGCCTAGCCAGCTTCAGTTCAAattcacaaaaaaaagagagatcagCAAATCGAAACAGAAGAAAATGTGATCCTTCGCCCAATCCTCCGACTATTGTGATTAgggctatggagccatggttaGTGACAACTTTGCGTTGCAGGTGCAAACAGTCGTCAGTCAGTGCCAACTGACGGCCAGCCCTATCTTCCCTTTATGCTGACTTTATCTCTCCAAAAACCATTTCAATCTTCTTCATATACTGCGATCGATGACCACCAACCTTTCTttgcttttcttcctcttctctagtGGCTGATGTGTCATCTCGGCCGAGCACCACCACCCAAAACACTGTCTTCCCTCTCTAGAAACTCTCcattgtcctatttttcctttttcgcGCCCAATTATGCTAGAGATATGAGTTTCTAAGGTCGAATGAATAAAACTAGTTGACATAGCCATAAGCATTTTTGGTCGGCTAGACTTTTTTTCCCCTCTATTTGTCGATGTGGGGTTTTACTCAGGGCTTTTGACATGAAAGGTTGTAATTTTGGCTCGCTGATGGGGTCATTGGGTGATTGAGCCGAATACGTGTCCTCCCATTCGAGCTTAGCTTTTACTTGGACTTCTCATCGACTCCAAGATCAAGAGAACGGAGGTTCAAATCATTTCTTGGTTGTCCCCATAGGATGAATGGGTTCTTTCATCAAGTTCCTTCCTTAACCTCATAGGCTCATGGAACAAATGTCCCAACTAATTCTGGGGCGTCCCCatagggggcgtttggtaatcccaacaggatcaccacgGTAATCTAAGATCCTCGGTGATTCGAATGCTGGGGTGATTTGATCTccagtgatctaagatcaatgtgtttggtaggcCATGGTCCAGTAATTAAAAATCTTCAGgtatccatgagtaacttgtttggtatggtacgaaGATCCAAAATCACTGACCatataataccacaaataccccTGATATATCTTAAAtggattttttatatatttttaattctcatgaatcaaaaatgtaagtcaatatgctaattcctataatagctccataattttatcacatattctacttttagtagcccttatcatatatttattaatcatataaaatatattataataaaatattaatatttttatcaatatattaattattaatatattctataaaaatatatttattaatcctataaattattaatcttataaaaatatcttatttttcattatagaattaatattttaatttatacttataatagattttttaatactaataattattttgattagaaaaataaggtaaataggagtaatatattgaatattttcattatataaatataaaatataataatatatttctactataatttaaaattatccttcaataataatatgataataatatgattagtaatatattataatataatatatatcattaatataatatataatatcaatataataatatatatatataacattgacataatatattgatcaCTACAAGAAATGTTGGTTTTTCCGACTGAATTTTCCCGACGCTAGgggaaagcgtcggtaaagtttggctcagcgccaacctttgccgacgctttgtaTAAGCGTCGGGAAAATTCAGTCGTCATAGTCCATATTTAAAGAAAGTTGGtacttttgccgacgcttatgaTAAGCGTTGGCAATTTAAAGAataaacgacgcttttaagcgtcgtcataGTCCATGTATCCAACTGACGATGGGAAGCGTGGGAATTGGTTATAGGGCGACGCTATTACGCGTCATTGTTCTTCCAGACCtacaacgacgcttataagcgtcgtcgaatCCCAGCACACCACCCTAACCAGCGACCGACCCCGATCGAGCCCTTatttctcctctccggcgctgctCGAGCTTCCATGttgctcctctccggcgctgccctaGGTTCCATCttgctcctctccggcgctATCATCACTTCCGTCTTGCTCCTCTCCGGTGCCGGCCGTCCGACTCcaaccccttctcctcctccctcctctccggcgccgaccgaccgaccccaaccgaggtatttttctcctcctccctccgctCCCTTCTTCTCGctttttctcctccttctccgcctcCTTCTGCAAAGCTTCCGTGTTGCCGAACGACCGACCCCAACACCCCTTGGGCCTTTGAGAGGAAACAAAGGGGAAGCTGGTGAAGCTAATTTTAGGGTTTTTTGGGCCACGGTAAGGGTATCGTTTGCTTTCACTTCGCTGCTCCCCGCATTCCCATACCCAATCTCACcacccttcttcctcccttctttcaaTCTTCGCAGGGTTACAGTGGATCGATCCAGAGGCGTCACCAATGGCTGGATTCCGAAGCTAATTACCACATCGGAGCTGTTGGGGTCAAATATCAGGTGCAAATTTCATAGATTTGATTTTTTACTTTCGCGGGATTATGCCAAATATTGCCACATCGGAGCTGTTGttttttatcaattttaatGCTTTCTCCTGTGCCAGAAAAAGCTATTAGACTGGTTTAGTGTTGACAATGGATtttgttctaaattttcttatagaattgGGTTTTGGTTTGCTGGTATTTCTCGTGCTTTATCCAGTTCATATATTTTTACTTGATATACTAGATTAGTATCACCTGATGGTCTGAGAT is a genomic window containing:
- the LOC103722750 gene encoding phytosulfokine receptor 1-like — translated: MPLVYWKNAQRNLLYKHYINFPPAVDLSNNMMDGTVWKEIGNLRLLQVLDLSNNNFTGSIPYELSGLRNLETLDLSFNDLSGTIPASLVDLTFLSSFNVAHNHLQGQIPMGEKGMVNTSLSIKKRNIDGSQLLRLPCLLSMAKSASLPFILVPCDQGKHLHELTTRAMKGLWQVLPMYPLFCAIFFISLYSQPCASNSKNLSCNSNDLRELEAFSNGLDSRIDGWKFHDAPAANCCSWPGVRCALFSVFSSSSINSTNPCLRVVGLDLASKDLKGLLPNSVSGLDRLSFLNLSHNSLRGTVPPELFHLRRMEVLDLNSNNFTGELGKGISNLTSLSYLDVSFNRFTGFIPDSFHGLQRLESFSAESNRLEGRLPNSLSSCSMLGLLNLRNNSLDGNIDLNFASLVQLVVLNLGSNRFSGHIPKSLSSCRALQVLNLASNNLHGKIPNSFRNLHALSYLSVSKNSLSNVSVALQTLQECQNLTVLILTMNFYGEELPNNGIQGFHSLQALVVAVCALTGSIPSWLANIKELSLLDLSWNHFTGGIPLCIGSLDYLFYLDLSNNSLTGEIPMSLTKLKTLNSDSLSHNGSSSHGIPFFSWKNPTRLLWYKQYMNFPPTVDLSNNMMDGTIWKEIGNLRLLQVLDLSNNNFTGSIPDELSGLRNLETLDLSFNGLSGTIPASLVNLTFLSSFNVAHNHLQGQIPKGGQFSTFSSSSFEGNPGLCGEFFLVCNSTSKPPEEEENDREESNFVLEGLPLAMGFISGFLLIVILFSKFCRY